One part of the Stigmatella aurantiaca genome encodes these proteins:
- a CDS encoding 2OG-Fe(II) oxygenase → MDLRDEEIEALGTQGFFVRTAFLGEEQARAIHAQAQARAASGGLRPAAIRRGADRSEDTAVRGDFITWLSPEPGSALGGLWEAFAALGEALSRAAYLGLGRFDVQLAHYPGGGARYVRHRDAFPGQSNRRLTAIYYANPDWRPAHGGQLRLYREEAPLDVPPTLDTLVVFLSERLEHEVMPTHAPRLALTAWYYGRDVA, encoded by the coding sequence ATGGACCTTCGGGATGAAGAAATCGAAGCGCTGGGCACCCAGGGCTTCTTCGTGCGCACCGCCTTCCTGGGCGAGGAGCAGGCAAGGGCCATTCATGCCCAGGCCCAGGCGCGCGCCGCCTCCGGAGGGCTCCGGCCCGCGGCCATCCGCCGGGGCGCGGACCGCTCCGAGGACACGGCCGTGCGCGGCGACTTCATCACCTGGCTCTCCCCCGAGCCTGGCTCGGCGCTGGGGGGGCTCTGGGAGGCCTTCGCGGCCCTGGGCGAGGCGCTCTCGCGGGCAGCCTACCTGGGGCTGGGCCGCTTCGATGTCCAGCTCGCCCACTACCCGGGCGGGGGAGCCCGCTATGTCCGCCACCGGGACGCCTTTCCCGGCCAGTCCAACCGGCGGCTGACGGCCATCTACTACGCGAACCCGGACTGGCGGCCCGCGCACGGAGGGCAACTCCGGCTGTACCGGGAGGAGGCCCCCCTGGACGTGCCGCCCACGCTGGACACGCTGGTGGTGTTCCTCAGCGAGCGGCTGGAGCACGAGGTGATGCCCACGCATGCCCCCAGGCTGGCGCTGACGGCGTGGTATTACGGACGGGACGTGGCCTGA
- a CDS encoding ATP adenylyltransferase family protein: MLERPASFKKGTLWNAIVARGERALASGALMPIRTEMEVIEDEGVPFLVRAVSSLERKARATQPPAGGAPPKNPFLAPYEEDLFVGYVAPAHACLLNKFNVYEHHALLVTQDYEDQDALLTLADFEALLLCMDEFDALAFYNGGRMAGASQPHKHLQLVPAPLAHGGSRTPMDEAVARGRLPFRHALGPAPQSPAQALAVYRELLRATGCDVPGTPYNYLATRDWSLVVPRAQESFESISLNSLAFAGSLLVKNRELLERVRAVRPMTLLRAVTGTERPGLT; the protein is encoded by the coding sequence ATGCTGGAGCGCCCTGCCTCCTTCAAAAAAGGAACCCTGTGGAACGCCATCGTCGCGCGCGGCGAGCGGGCGCTCGCCAGCGGCGCGCTGATGCCCATCCGCACGGAGATGGAAGTCATTGAGGACGAGGGGGTGCCGTTTCTCGTCCGGGCCGTCTCCAGCCTGGAGCGGAAGGCCCGGGCCACGCAGCCGCCCGCCGGGGGCGCCCCGCCGAAGAACCCCTTCCTGGCCCCCTATGAAGAGGATCTCTTCGTGGGCTACGTGGCCCCCGCGCACGCGTGCTTGCTGAACAAGTTCAACGTCTACGAGCACCACGCCCTGCTTGTCACCCAGGACTACGAGGACCAGGACGCGCTGCTCACCCTCGCGGACTTCGAAGCGCTGCTGCTGTGCATGGACGAGTTCGACGCGCTGGCCTTCTACAACGGCGGGCGCATGGCCGGGGCGAGCCAGCCGCACAAGCACCTCCAGCTCGTCCCCGCGCCGCTGGCGCACGGGGGCAGCCGCACGCCCATGGACGAGGCGGTGGCCCGGGGCCGGTTGCCGTTCCGGCATGCCCTGGGGCCCGCGCCCCAGAGCCCCGCCCAGGCGCTGGCCGTGTACCGGGAGCTGCTGCGGGCCACCGGGTGCGATGTGCCCGGGACGCCCTACAACTACCTGGCGACGCGGGACTGGAGCCTGGTGGTGCCCCGCGCGCAGGAGTCCTTCGAGTCCATCTCCCTGAACAGCCTGGCCTTCGCCGGCTCCCTGCTGGTGAAGAACCGGGAGCTGCTCGAGCGGGTGCGCGCCGTGCGGCCGATGACGCTGCTGCGGGCCGTCACCGGCACGGAGCGGCCCGGCCTCACGTGA
- a CDS encoding zinc-dependent alcohol dehydrogenase, producing MKAVVFHGIGDIRLDDVEEPRLEKPTDAIVRVSASAICGTDLHMIRGTMPGMKPGTILGHEAVGYVEELGEDVRNFSVGDRVVIGSTIACGNCSYCRSGYYAQCDTANPNGPQAGTAFFGGPMMTGPFHGMQAEKVRVPFAHVGMVRVPDGVSDEQAILISDIFPTGYMGAEMAEIKPGDTVAVFGCGPVGQFAIVSAKLLGAGRVFAIDCHEDRLEMARAQGAEIINFDEESPVETLLRLTGGIGVDRAIDAVGVDAMHAHHGPAAKAAKAELAEFKREVKEVAPKTNPDGDNWVPGDAPAQVALWAVKALAKAGTLSIIGVYPQTARTFPIGEAMNKNLTLRMGNCHHRKYIPKLLELVRTGTVDPTAILSQVEPMTGAIDAYRKFDLRKPGWLKVELEPTLLT from the coding sequence ATGAAAGCCGTCGTTTTCCATGGGATTGGAGACATCCGCCTCGATGACGTGGAGGAGCCGCGGCTCGAGAAGCCCACCGATGCCATCGTCCGCGTGAGCGCCAGCGCCATCTGTGGCACGGACCTGCACATGATTCGCGGCACCATGCCGGGCATGAAGCCGGGCACCATCCTGGGCCACGAGGCCGTGGGCTACGTGGAGGAGCTGGGCGAGGACGTGCGCAACTTCAGCGTGGGGGACCGCGTCGTCATCGGCTCCACCATCGCCTGTGGAAACTGTTCGTATTGCCGCTCCGGCTACTATGCCCAGTGCGACACGGCCAACCCCAATGGCCCGCAGGCGGGCACGGCCTTCTTCGGCGGGCCGATGATGACGGGGCCCTTCCACGGCATGCAGGCCGAGAAGGTGCGCGTGCCGTTCGCCCACGTGGGCATGGTGCGCGTGCCGGACGGCGTCTCGGACGAGCAGGCCATCCTCATCTCGGACATCTTCCCCACGGGCTACATGGGCGCGGAGATGGCGGAGATCAAACCCGGGGACACCGTGGCGGTGTTCGGGTGCGGCCCGGTGGGCCAGTTCGCCATCGTGAGCGCCAAGCTCCTGGGCGCCGGCCGCGTGTTCGCCATCGACTGCCATGAGGACCGGCTGGAGATGGCGCGGGCGCAGGGCGCGGAGATCATCAACTTCGACGAGGAGAGCCCGGTGGAGACGCTGCTGCGGCTCACCGGGGGCATCGGCGTGGACCGGGCCATCGACGCGGTGGGCGTGGACGCCATGCACGCGCACCATGGGCCCGCCGCCAAGGCCGCCAAGGCCGAGCTGGCGGAGTTCAAGCGCGAGGTGAAGGAGGTGGCGCCCAAGACGAACCCGGACGGGGACAACTGGGTGCCGGGCGACGCGCCCGCGCAGGTGGCCCTCTGGGCGGTGAAGGCGCTCGCCAAGGCGGGCACCCTGTCCATCATCGGCGTCTACCCCCAGACGGCGCGCACGTTCCCCATCGGCGAGGCGATGAACAAGAACCTCACGCTGCGCATGGGCAACTGCCACCACCGCAAGTACATCCCCAAGCTGCTGGAGCTGGTGCGCACCGGGACGGTGGACCCCACGGCCATCCTCTCCCAGGTGGAGCCGATGACGGGCGCCATCGACGCCTACCGGAAGTTCGACCTGCGCAAGCCGGGCTGGCTCAAGGTGGAGCTGGAGCCCACGCTGCTCACGTGA
- a CDS encoding Ppx/GppA phosphatase family protein: protein MASSTLPPVLAAIDVGTNAVRLELARPDADGALETLHQERDPIRPGEGVFATGAMPEETADRLLATLRRYAALCKRHKALVRAVATSALRESRNRDAIVQRVRDETGLDLEVVSGKEEARLICLGVLHRKPPGARSLLIDIGGGSTEVALTTGEQPDHLWSLALGAVRLTEVFEASQEVSSKHLRLMRSFVAETVRKTLPEKKLSGAPKGALGSSGTINAVVAFASGEDGNIATVRQISQAVNALAAMPPERRRKRFDPRRADIIVSGALILEGAMKHLGVETVSAVNRGLRDGLLVDLLYRQDVTRKDHSLTATALELGRRFFFDEKHCRQVARLAVALFDALANLHHLPLSARPYLEVAALLHDIGTTVSYERHHKHTYYLIRNADIPGLSERERALVALVARYHRRSVPKVSHPGMAGLPASEARTVRKLATLLRVANALDCSHQQPIKSIRASAGRDGVTLHLNARQPMDLELWTVDREAAYFRSVFGKRLLFHVGK from the coding sequence ATGGCCTCTTCCACGCTTCCGCCCGTCCTCGCCGCCATCGATGTAGGCACCAACGCCGTGCGCCTGGAGCTCGCCCGCCCGGACGCGGATGGGGCCCTGGAGACCCTCCACCAGGAGCGGGACCCCATCCGCCCCGGCGAGGGCGTCTTCGCCACGGGCGCCATGCCCGAGGAGACGGCGGACCGGCTGCTGGCCACGCTGCGCCGCTATGCCGCGCTGTGCAAGCGCCACAAGGCGCTCGTGCGGGCCGTGGCCACCAGCGCGCTGCGCGAGTCGCGCAACCGCGACGCCATCGTCCAGCGCGTGCGCGACGAGACGGGGCTGGACCTGGAGGTGGTGAGCGGCAAGGAGGAGGCGCGCCTCATCTGCCTGGGCGTGCTGCACCGCAAGCCCCCTGGCGCCCGCTCGCTGCTCATCGACATTGGCGGGGGCTCCACGGAGGTGGCCCTCACCACCGGCGAGCAGCCGGACCACCTCTGGAGCCTGGCCCTGGGGGCGGTGCGGCTCACGGAGGTGTTCGAGGCCTCCCAGGAGGTGTCCTCCAAGCACCTGCGGCTCATGCGCAGCTTCGTGGCGGAGACCGTGCGGAAGACGCTGCCGGAGAAGAAGCTGTCCGGCGCGCCCAAGGGGGCCCTGGGCTCCTCGGGCACCATCAACGCGGTGGTCGCCTTCGCCTCCGGGGAGGATGGCAACATCGCCACCGTGCGGCAGATCAGCCAGGCGGTGAACGCGCTGGCGGCCATGCCCCCGGAGCGGCGGCGCAAGCGCTTCGATCCGCGGCGCGCGGACATCATCGTCTCGGGCGCGCTCATCCTCGAAGGGGCGATGAAGCACCTGGGCGTGGAGACGGTGTCCGCGGTGAACCGCGGCCTGCGCGATGGGCTGCTGGTGGACCTGCTCTACCGGCAGGACGTCACGCGCAAGGACCACAGCCTCACGGCGACGGCGCTGGAGCTCGGCCGGCGCTTCTTCTTCGACGAGAAGCACTGCCGGCAGGTGGCCCGGCTCGCCGTGGCGCTCTTCGACGCGCTGGCGAACCTGCACCACCTGCCGCTGTCCGCCCGGCCCTACCTGGAGGTGGCCGCGCTGCTGCACGACATCGGCACCACGGTGAGCTACGAGCGCCACCACAAGCACACCTATTACCTCATCCGCAACGCGGACATCCCCGGGCTGTCCGAGCGCGAGCGCGCCCTGGTGGCCCTGGTGGCCCGCTACCACCGGCGCAGCGTGCCCAAGGTGTCCCACCCAGGCATGGCGGGGCTGCCCGCGTCCGAGGCCCGCACGGTGCGCAAGCTTGCCACCCTGCTGCGCGTGGCGAACGCGCTGGACTGCAGCCACCAGCAGCCCATCAAGTCGATCCGGGCCTCGGCCGGCCGGGACGGCGTCACCCTGCACCTCAACGCCCGCCAGCCCATGGACCTGGAGCTGTGGACGGTGGACCGGGAGGCCGCCTACTTCCGCTCGGTGTTCGGCAAGCGGCTGCTCTTTCACGTGGGCAAGTAG
- the ppk1 gene encoding polyphosphate kinase 1, which produces MQEAVPVDLNDPQLFINRELSWLAFNERVLGDASDAALPAYERLKFFAITASNLDEFFMVRVAGLKQQLASGVAETAADGMLPADQLAAISERVHAAVDGMSRLWKEELLPKLASHGVAVLTRDKLTAEQKAAAKTFFTSSVFPALTPLAVDPGHPFPHLRNKSLNVAILLRREGPRRRRNMLEKSLAVVQVPSVLSRLAPVPAPAGTVLSVLPLEELIALCAGELFPGYAVEQSAAFRVTRNWDLNVDEEESADLLSTLQEELRRRDRGAAVRLELEAAASMELETALTGALKLGSPDVYRMQGPLQPSDLMALTELDPRPELRVEPFVPATPPVLRDEEPVMSHIAKRDILLHHPYESFDPVVRFLLEAAEDPNVLAIKQTLYRTSGDSPVARALTRAVENGKQVAVLVEIKARLDEANNIAWARRMEESGVHVVYGLIGLKTHCKVALVVRREGNGIRRYVHLGTGNYNPTTARVYTDLSLFTARQEIAEDVTALFNMLTGYSTAPQWKRLAVAPMGLHEKVLGLIQRETDKARKGEPSRIVAKMNSLVDPGVIRALYTASQAGVQIDLLVRGVCCLRPGVPGVSENIRVTSVVDRFLEHSRVFAFGEGAQAEVWASSADWMPRNFVRRIETMFPVEDPLLRQRLLDEVLGVALRDNAKARRLQRDGTYVPVPQEGSPVRSQMVLLELARRIAESKSIETLMRHVAAPEIPAEPLRPPAAPVPSAS; this is translated from the coding sequence ATGCAAGAGGCTGTGCCCGTGGACCTCAACGACCCCCAGCTCTTCATCAACCGCGAACTGTCCTGGCTGGCCTTCAACGAGCGCGTGCTCGGGGATGCGAGCGACGCGGCCCTTCCCGCCTATGAGCGGCTGAAGTTCTTCGCCATCACCGCCTCGAACCTGGACGAGTTCTTCATGGTGCGGGTGGCGGGGCTCAAGCAGCAGCTGGCCAGCGGGGTGGCGGAGACGGCGGCCGACGGCATGCTGCCCGCCGACCAGCTGGCGGCCATCAGCGAGCGGGTGCACGCGGCGGTGGACGGGATGTCCCGGCTCTGGAAGGAGGAGCTGCTGCCGAAGCTGGCCTCGCACGGGGTGGCGGTGCTCACGCGGGACAAGCTGACGGCGGAACAGAAGGCGGCGGCGAAGACGTTCTTCACCTCCTCGGTGTTCCCCGCGCTCACGCCCCTGGCGGTGGACCCGGGGCACCCGTTTCCGCACCTGCGCAACAAGTCGCTCAACGTGGCGATCCTCCTGCGGCGCGAGGGCCCCCGGCGCCGGCGCAACATGCTCGAGAAGTCGCTGGCGGTGGTGCAGGTGCCCAGCGTGCTCAGCCGGCTCGCGCCGGTGCCGGCGCCCGCGGGCACGGTGCTGTCGGTGCTGCCGCTGGAGGAGCTCATCGCGCTGTGCGCGGGAGAGCTGTTTCCGGGCTACGCGGTGGAGCAGTCGGCGGCGTTCCGGGTGACGCGCAACTGGGATCTCAACGTGGACGAGGAGGAGAGCGCGGACCTGCTCTCCACGTTGCAGGAGGAGCTGCGGCGCCGGGACCGGGGCGCGGCGGTGCGGCTGGAGCTGGAGGCGGCGGCCAGCATGGAGCTGGAGACGGCGCTGACGGGGGCGCTGAAGCTGGGCTCGCCGGACGTGTACCGCATGCAGGGGCCGTTGCAGCCCTCGGACCTGATGGCGCTGACGGAGCTGGACCCACGGCCGGAGCTGCGGGTGGAGCCCTTCGTGCCGGCCACGCCGCCCGTGCTGCGGGACGAGGAGCCGGTGATGAGCCACATCGCCAAGCGGGACATCCTCCTGCACCACCCCTACGAGTCGTTCGACCCGGTGGTGCGCTTCCTGTTGGAGGCGGCGGAAGACCCGAACGTGCTGGCCATCAAGCAGACGCTGTACCGCACGAGCGGCGACAGCCCGGTGGCCCGGGCGCTGACGCGGGCGGTGGAGAACGGCAAGCAGGTGGCGGTGCTGGTGGAAATCAAGGCGCGGCTGGACGAGGCGAACAACATCGCCTGGGCGCGGCGGATGGAGGAGAGCGGGGTGCACGTCGTCTACGGGCTGATTGGCCTGAAGACACACTGCAAGGTGGCGCTGGTGGTGCGGCGCGAGGGCAATGGCATCCGCCGGTACGTGCACCTGGGCACGGGCAACTACAACCCCACCACGGCGCGCGTGTACACGGACCTGTCGCTGTTCACGGCGCGGCAGGAGATCGCCGAGGACGTGACGGCGCTCTTCAACATGCTCACCGGGTACTCCACGGCGCCGCAGTGGAAGCGGCTGGCGGTGGCGCCCATGGGCCTGCACGAGAAGGTGCTGGGGCTTATCCAGCGGGAGACGGACAAGGCGCGCAAGGGTGAGCCTTCCCGCATCGTGGCGAAGATGAACTCGCTGGTGGATCCGGGCGTCATCCGGGCGCTGTACACGGCGAGCCAGGCAGGGGTGCAGATCGACTTGCTGGTGCGGGGCGTCTGCTGCCTGAGGCCCGGGGTGCCGGGGGTGAGCGAGAACATCCGGGTGACGAGCGTGGTGGACCGGTTCCTGGAGCACAGCCGGGTGTTCGCGTTCGGGGAGGGGGCGCAGGCGGAGGTGTGGGCCTCGAGCGCGGACTGGATGCCCCGGAACTTCGTGCGCCGCATCGAGACGATGTTCCCGGTGGAGGACCCGCTGCTGAGGCAGCGGCTGCTGGACGAGGTGCTGGGCGTGGCGTTGAGGGACAACGCGAAGGCGCGGCGGCTCCAGCGGGACGGGACGTATGTGCCGGTGCCGCAGGAGGGCTCGCCCGTGCGCAGCCAGATGGTGCTGCTGGAGCTGGCGCGGCGGATCGCGGAGTCCAAGTCCATCGAGACGCTGATGCGGCACGTGGCGGCACCAGAGATTCCCGCCGAGCCGCTGCGCCCGCCTGCGGCCCCCGTGCCATCCGCGAGCTGA